Proteins from one Phaenicophaeus curvirostris isolate KB17595 chromosome 18, BPBGC_Pcur_1.0, whole genome shotgun sequence genomic window:
- the IFT52 gene encoding intraflagellar transport protein 52 homolog, translating to MEKGSRNAIIFNASKGETFTLAGSYKALRKRLRGNWKIQSLKDEITSEKLFGVKLWITAGPREKFSAAEFSVLKNFLEDGGAILVMLREGGESKYGTNINFLLEEYGIVFNNDAVVRTVYYKYHHPKEALISDGVLNRGISEAARKTVLETTDEDGSGHDAQALTFVYPFGATLNVMKPAVAVLSTGSVCFPLNRPVLAFYQHENQGGKMAALGSSHMFSDQYLDKEENGKIMDVLFQWLTTSDIHLNQMDMEDPEISDYTMLPDTAALSEQLRVCLQEGDENPRDFTRLFDTSLYQLDTTALPSVIKAYEQLNVKHEPLQLIQPQFETPLPVLQPAVFPPAFRDLPPPPLELFDLDETFSSEKARLAEITNKCTDDDLEFYVRKCGDILGVTSKLPKEKQDAKHILEHIFFQVVEFKKLNQEHDTDTSEAGFQTGS from the exons atgGAGAAGGGCTCTCGGAACGCCATCATCTTCAACGCCTCTAAAGGGGAGACGTTCACCCTCGCCGGCAGCTACAAGGCCTTGCGCAAGAGGCTGCGCGGTAACTGGAAGATACAGAG CTTAAAAGATGAGATCACATCTGAGAAACTGTTTGGGGTAAAATTGTGGATTACAGCAGGGCCAAGAGAAAAGTTCAGCGCTGCTGAG TTTTCAGTTCTGAAGAACTTCCTGGAGGATGGTGGAGCCATCCTGGTGATGCTGAGAGAAGGTGGAGAGTCTAAATATGGCACAAATATTAACTTTTTACTAGAAGAATATGGGATCGTTTTCAATAATG aTGCTGTGGTACGAACTGTGTATTACAAGTACCACCACCCAAAAGAAGCACTGATCTCTGACGGAGTTTTGAATAG GGGAATCAGTGAAGCTGCAAGAAAAACAGTGCTTGAGACAACAGATGAAGATGGAAGTGGACATGACGCACA AGCCCTCACTTTTGTGTATCCCTTCGGTGCCACGTTGAATGTGATGAAACCAGCAGTGGCTGTTCTATCAACAGGATCTGTCTGCTTCCCGCTCAACAGGCCTGTCCTTGCTTTCTATCAGCATGAG AATCAAGGTGGAAAGATGGCAGCATTGGGATCTTCCCACATGTTCAGTGATCAATATTTGGATAAAGAGGAAAATGGTAAGATCATG GATGTGCTTTTCCAGTGGCTCACAACATCAGACATTCATTTAAACCAGATGGATATGGAGGACCCTGAG ATTTCAGACTATACCATGCTCCCAGATACAGCTGCACTGTCTGAGCAACTGCGAGTCTGCCTGCAAGAAGGAGATGAGAACCCAAGAGACTTCACGAGGCTGTTTGATACATCCCTTTATCAGCTGGATACAACTGCCCTTCCTTCAGTTATCAA AGCTTATGAACAACTGAATGTGAAGCATGAACCCCTCCAACTCATTCAGCCTCAATTTGAGACTCCACTACCTGTCCTCCAGCCAGCT GTTTTTCCACCTGCTTTCAGAGATttgccacctcctcctctggaGCTGTTTGACTTGGATGAAACTTTTTCCTCTGAGAAAGCACGTCTTGCAGAGATTACAAACAAAT GTACTGATGATGACCTGGAGTTTTACGTCCGAAAATGTGGTGATATCCTAGGAGTAACAAGTAAACTCCCAAAGGAGAAGCAAGATGCCAAACATATCCTGGAGCACATCTTCTTCCAAGTGGTTGAGTTTAAGAAACTGAATcag GAACATGACACTGACACAAGTGAAGCTGGATTCCAGACTGGGAGCTAA